In Hoplias malabaricus isolate fHopMal1 chromosome 18, fHopMal1.hap1, whole genome shotgun sequence, the genomic window aaaagccaaaacattaaaatgacctccttgtttccacaTTCATTGTCCTTTAGATCAACTACAGTTTACCACTTAAAGTACTTTGTAACTTGCtttactgtgtaattacaaactgtagtccatcggATGCTCTGCATAAATTCTTTGCCTCCTGGAAATAGTGTTGTGCTGGAaatagtggatcagacacagcggtgctgctcgagttttttaaactgtccactctgttagacacacccaccctgttggtccatcttgtaggtaaagtcagagatagtagctcatctgtcgctacacagtttgtgttggtcatccacCAGTCCTTTACCACTGTACACAGGGCGCTGTTGGCGAGATatctttggttggtggactattctcaatccagcagtgacactgaggtttttttaaaaactctagcagcactgtcgtgtctgatccattcatactaGGACACACACTACAACACCACCATGacgccagtgtcactgcagcactgagaatgagtCAAATCAGAGATAAATAATGCATACCGTAAGTGTGATTTGTGACTATATTTTCTGTTCACTTAGAAATTGctgttttgtatgaattacaatggttaaaattattttcagtaGATTTTGTAAGTAACGTTTGTGTTGGAGTGGGGTGCAGGATTATGTAGGGAATAGATGAAGTTACAGACGTTGGCATGTGGTCCTGTAGTGGAGAACCACTGTTATTACTTATGTATTATAGATATTTTTTTAGAATTCCAAACACTATATTTGAAATGGTAAATGTTTCATTAGCCACTGTGTCTACATCTTCAAATTAGTAATTTCACTGTATCGTGCACCCATTAAAGACACAGGTGTCTGATCTCCTTAGAAACTTATTAAAAATGGAATTATCTGGAGCAACGCACATGTGCTTAAAGTTACCATGCACCATCATGGGTAAATGATTCCCAGAGGAGTAGGAATATTCTCACAACTGCTACTAATACAGAGTATTAACTTCCActtgtttttgtaaaatgtatgcAATTGGTTTATGGTGATgctttatttgttcatttcagaaaatgaatgagtggaGTCCTTTGGCAAAGACGTATGACCCTTTAAAGGCTGGCAGTATTGATGGCACTGATGTGGAGCCCCATGATCGAGCAATATGGAGGGCAATGAATGCCAATTACCAGCCCAACAAAGGTGTGTTAGGGGATGCACAGCTTACTCTATTTGTAGCTCGGCTGAACAAGCAGACATCTGAAGAGGAGCTGAAAAACGTGTTCTCCAAGTTCGGAGATATCCGCAGACTGCGGTTGGTCCGCGATGTGATCACAGGTTTCTCCAAGGGCTATGCCTTCATTGAGTACAAAGAGGAGCGCTCCCTCATGAGGGCATGGAGAGATGCTAACAGGATGGTAGTGGACCAGCAGGAGGTCTTTGTGGATTTTGAGCTAGAACGGACTCTCTCGGGCTGGATCCCTAGACGACTCGGTGGAGGATTAGGAGGGAAAAAAGAGTCAGGACAGCTAAGATTCGGAGGTAGGGACAGACCCTTCAGGAGACCTATCAACCTGACCACAGCGATGCCTCAGGGAAGGGCCCCTGAACGCAGGTGGGACGGAggtggaggagggagagaggaaagaccaagagacagagacaaagatgCCTCCCCAGCACTAGACGGAGACTATGGGCGATGGCGTGAGCGGAGGCATGAATGGGAAAGAGGAAATGATCGAGGCACTAGGGATTACCCCAAAGACAGGAGGGACTCCAGGCGACACAGGGAAAGGAGCAGTGAGAGAGAATCAAacagaggaaaagaagaaagaagataTAGAGTCTCGTACAGGGATTCTGAAAGAAGATAGCTTAACCTACACTCATGCAAAAGATTAGACACCCCCTGGTCACGTTGCatgctttgttgattttcaaagtCTGGACCTTTTGCATACGATGCTTTTATGTTGTATTTTCCCCCCAATATGTTCCCTTCATAATAGGAATGCTAATCTGTTTTCTGTAGAAGTTGTGTACGTAATTTACCATACAACCATTTGCTGAACTGATAGGAGCATTCACAAACCAAGAAACTTGTCCAGACGTCTAGACGTTGCTCTTAAATGATTAGGATAAAAGGAAATCTTGCTGTGTGAAATATGTTCGCATATATTAAAACAGTCAGGACATTCCTGTGGTGCACACTCTGGTAGTGTAAACTGGATTATTTAAAGGGCCCATTTGATGTAAAACCACTTTTTCTGTGTGTACTGCAATAAAACATTTGATACTGAGTACTTGAGTGGTGCTGTGGTCTAAGGGTTGGCCCTGTCCTCAGGGGATCTCTCATCCATCCGAGAGTGGGAGTCCTAGCGAGCACAATAACCCTTGCTCTCTTTGGTTGCGTAGGAGGGCCCATTCTCTCCTACTTTACAAAAGCATATTGCTAGCCAGCGTGGCCATCTGTTCTCTGATGTTGTGTATTTGGattgttagcgttctcctccaagtgtgttgagctgtccagtggagCTGTGTTGGCTGCAATTCAAAAAGGGGCAGTAGCTGACTTCACATGTTTCAAATGAAGCTTGTGCTTGCTCTCACACTCGTCACACTCCCAAGTTGGTGGCGCTTTGTGTGGGACTGGGGATTAAAAAATGATGTTGCATGTAGAGTTTTCGTTTTAGTtccaaaatgtacatttcaCTTCCCAATTCTCACAGAATGTATATTAAAGATTGAAGCAGTTTTTAATTGAAAATTCTATGATGCCACCAATACCaatatttacatacagtataaCTACCTATTCAGCCTGCAGCAATTTAGTGTGTTTGGCTCAGACCTGTTTATATACAGCGCTGTCAGTTAAGTACAGAGGCAAACTACGTAGTCTTAGGGGCACAGCCGGTTTATATTATGTAGACATgaagtaaaaatgttttttagtaCAGTTGGCCAGTTGATGGGCTTTTACCATTTTtgtacaatatttaaatatttgggacttcagaaaaaaaaaaaattttatgtGCCCTTGCCTGTGATGAATAGAATATAGTGATATAAAGTCGATGGCTGTGAGGTGGTCACCGATGCCAAAAATATGCCCTTGCAAAATAACCCCCTGTTTAATCTATATCTTTAATCtgatattttacacacaaagTTTCATGTTGCAAGAACAAAAACAGCATGGCTTGAAGTGTGCTGTATAAAATACTTTAATGGGCAATGAGATGAAATGATGAAGCGTTCCCCTTTGCTTTGATACGCATCTTTCAAAGGGTATTTTCTCTTCTGTACGTATTTTGTTGTATAAAACGCACATGTCAAATCTTATAACCTTTTACAGCTACGCTGGCTACATgtttcaaacactgaataaaaaacacAGGCAAGAATTCCAAGCTCACAAAAAAGCTTTAGTCAGTATATCTTGCCATAATTGAATTGCTGTTTTCATGCTTCAGCTGAACAACTCTGTTATTGCCAGTGAAAGCACCACTCAACTCGCAAGAATGCAGAAAAGCTGGAGAATGGTGCTTGCTGATGACTTTGAGAATCAACAATTTCACaaataactttaaatattttctacAGTGGAGCTCTGCAATAAAACTACTATACACATCTCCAACAAGAAAACTGTGCCATGACTTTTTCAGGCTTCAATTTATGCAGCATTTCAAATGTGGCAACTTGTGATTATTGTGCAAAATATCAACACTCTCCATGTGtttcaaatgataaaaaatgCCACACTCTTGGCAATGCACCATTTGACCATGGGCATACCAAAGGACAATAAAAAAACTCATTTATTTTAAGCTACTGGCAAATGACTTCTCACTAGGCATTGCCTCATTTAATCATTCAATTTGAATTTAAGTATGTAATAAAGTAATCCAAATGTAGTATGATAGCTACTCAAGGCACATCGACGTGACCTCCTTCCCTGACTTCCTCATCCCTTCTGATTTTAAATGTCTTCAAAAATGTTTGAAAGTCCTTCTATtcaaacttttctacttacaGTAACTCTGCGTTTTGGTATACCAAAATAAAATAGTTCTAACACAAGAAATACATAAAAGAAAACTAAAGATAAAGCCTGACACCCCAACCTCTTTGGGATAAGGCGTGGGTGGAAGTGTTGTTTTACCGTAACTAAGTTTAAGCTGCTCCGTATTTCTGTGTCCCTTTGTGAGTCCTTCCTTTATGCACTGATGGCAGGTTGCAGGGATGTGCAAGTTGACAATAATAGGGGGTGTAAGTGTGGCTTTGTCACATGGCGCAGGTTAGGGATTAGAGGGCCTTTGTGCTTGTCACTGTCCAACGTTACATGTGCTGTAAGGCCTCCTGGGCTTGCTCTGTGTAAACCTCATCATTGCTGGCCCACGAGCTGAAACTCTCTCCCAACTGGGCCCTCTGAGAGCTGCGCCTCTTGTCCCGGGAGAAGAAGCTAAACCTGcaaaggagagaagagagagaggggcggggggaggagggagggaggcatTACTggtttgcttttatttattaaaaagtctTGAAGAAACAATAGAAAAATTCATTATAATTTTAAGACGGGTgacaaaataaaggaaaaatgcAGAATATGTACCACCATGAGCTTTTAAAATAGAATTGTTTCTTGATTTCAGTGGAAATGAACAGGGAGAGATCCCTTAAAACACATTCTGTAACTTTTAAATCCGCAGAATATGATTACATCATTTACATCCATCATTTGACTACATTACGTTATTCCAAATCTCAGTAGGTCAGTGTCTGTGGTTTATCCACTGCCATTGTCTTTAAAATCCCTCCACCGGTAACTGTGAACGCAATGCTCTTGCTCACAATCTGATCCCACTTTGAATCGACATTGCCTGTCACCCGAGGACTAGTTTCTCTTTTGTTGTTTCTTACTCAGCACAATAATACACATGCATCACAGTCATGTGAATGTGCTTTCAATCACAACCTAAAAGCAAATCTAAGTTACTGGATTACTCATATTTAAAATCTAGGCAGTCACTGTGTATGAAGCTCCTGCCATTGATGTCTCAATATTGATTTTGCCCACTCACTTACATATTGCTTCTTGCCACCTTGATATAAACTGTGGACAAGAGGTCAATGTTGTTCAACCCATCTGTACCTGTCATGTTTCTCCATGCTTTTCTCACCGATGCATTTTACTTTAATTCGTCACCCATCAAAATAAATTCTGACGACCTGTTTCCAAGGTTAAGTTTAAATAGAACTATCAATTGTGTACATTTTGTTTCACACTCTTTCCATACAGCAGGTCTTCTATTTTTTAGCTGTCGTACATAAAGTCTGTACATTTGAGATTATTGTAATTATCACCGGTCCTTATTTGTCAAAGTTGTGTTCAGAGTACCCATATTTTAGACACTTCATGATACAACAGTTAATCTTTGGTACATCTCTAAAATGCTGCTTTGGTGGGTCATTGGAACATTAGATCTACTATAATATAAGAGATATCAGTGCAAGCAGAAAATAATGCTAATTTGCATTTTGGACATTCTCaaaatgtaatttgtaaatGTGAGGTGGAATTAAAACACTAGCAAATTAAGATTTGTGCTTGCTTTCAAGCAGTTGCTGCCAAGTCATTAACAGAGGTCATCACTTAtggaatatattttgtttagatATTTATGTATAACTCTGGGTGAGGCcgtgtatttttattttcatgcaaCTTTGATGAATAAGGGCCACTGGGGGCAGTCACACTGCACCATAAACCAAAAGTATCAAATATGGAGACTATGGATTGTGCCTTTACAAACTCTTACATACATATGCAGTACTGTGATAAAGTTGAGCTGGTGTTTCTGGTATTGTTATGTGGTTACACCAGTGAGCTCATGTGTAACACCCTAGCTCAACAAACATTCAGGCCATTCATTTCAACCACATCGGGAGACACATACAGTACAAGGTGCTAGTTTGCTGAGCTAATTATTGTTAGGGTTTTAAAAAAGGGTTTAAAACTCGGTGAGATAATGagactgtgtaaaaaaaaaacacaattgttATGTCACAAGTGTTAGCATGTGAACAGACCTTGGAAGAGAAGGGAAAGGTGCTTTATTCTGACTGGCTGATTCTAATGACCTTTCTGCTGACCAGTCAAAGATGGCCCCacaatcagccaatcagaatactGTCTGGTTTGGGAGCAGCTCCAATGAGAGGTAAGCTGGGGTTGATCAGAGTGAGGAGCATGCAGCGCCAACACATGCAGGGCTAGGATAAAGTGTTAAGAGCGaaaaagaaacacagaggtCAACCACCGAAATAAAAAGGTCGTACAAGGGAAATAAGtcgtctgattggctgtaaagTGGGGTCATCTCGAATCAACCCAGCCGCCACCATCGGCATAATGGCTGTGAAAATCCTGTTACAGAGAGGCACAGACATGGAGAGTTGAGCAAAGAGGGAACACAGAAACCAAAAAGTAAGCTCCACTTTATCATGCCACACTTCCTAACTAGCGCTTTGTGGTTGAGGATGCGACAACACCATTGTGGTACACCACATAGAAACGAGGCTTAATAATGACAATGCCTTAATTAATTCTAGTGACACAAGAATACAATAATGCCAAAGCATTGATAAAATACCATGTTGTGCCACAGAGCTCTTGGGGAAAAGACATATCTGAGGTTTAATATGAAGCTCAGAACACTGAGATATACCTTCTAACATGTGCATTATATTTTAGAAGACGCCTCCAGCTTTATCCATTGCCTCATTTATCAGAGCATTTTCTCATCTCTCCAGCATTATCTGTACAGTACAAGGTTAGCAATTTCAAGGTAAATTTGGGTGGGATTGAACggagtgtaaataaataaataacaatccAAACAATACTGTCACTCACCCATAAGACTGCTGTTAGCCCATGGATGTAACACTTGTTAGCGTGGCTAACAAGGCCCCCAAAAACTCCAGTTTAGCCTGTAGATTTGAGTGACTCGACTGGAGAACACTTTACTTGGGGTAAAAATAGCTGACTGGTTAACAATGTTGCCCTTCATGTGGCAGACTATTGTTCATTTCTCGGCTCGGGCAGGAACAGCATGCTACACATAAAAATGTATGACAAATACCATagatcttattttaaaacaattcaGTTAAAGGCACTGTATACAATTCTGGAGAATGACTGTTGAAATTTGAAGTCAACAGTAGAACAAAAATACCCTTTCCTCCAGAAGCTCCACCAACAAAATCcatgttatataaataatgtttcttctctGTCTGAGCCACTCTGTGtattcccatttacagagccagtgCTATGTACGAACACTAGATTTTTTATTCAGCATGCAGACAGGCCCAGAGGGTATTCcctgaattttacaaaaaaagtgttttggaCAGAAATcatatacagcacctttaaaccagattattgtaatataattttataatatacAGCTGGGTACTGAAAGTTGTTTAGGGAATCGAATTTTCTACAAAACTAAGAAGTATGGTGTTCTGGAAACATACTTTTTGAAGAATTACTAAGagttcactgttttttttcgCAGGTTAGTTTGTTTTTCATGTGTTCTTTGTGACACTGTAGATTAAAGCAGCACAGACAAAAAGAATTTGAGGGTGTATCCTTGTTAGCAGCAGATTTCACCACAGTCCAGCACAAGAAGTTTAACAAGTGATGCTCTGATGTGTACTCTCGTTACATCACCTCACCTGTCCCAAGCAGTTTTCTGAGTGCAGGtgagtatgtgtatgtatgtgcgGAAATGAGAGAAATATCTGACAGAACTTTGTAGTACGCACAAGCGCTTTATGCCAGACTCTGGCTGATTGGCTCTGGAGTGGGGTCTAAGCGTAGGGGAGGGGTCTGGAGTGGGTGGGCTTGCTTCATCTTCCTGTTCTTCGCTAGAAAAAGAGAACACAAGTGTAAGAATTGAAAATGGCCTTCtgtattacacactgtagtacACACTGTGGTCAGTCAGCCAAGACATATTCGGTGTATAAAGATTTATGCTTTAATTTTGCAGAGAAGTCTAGTGTAGCAAGGTTATATATGTATTACATAGGCCTATAACTCAGATATCAGCGTTGAGCACCTGACTAAACAATGTCCTTATATCTGGAAAGTAGGACCATCCCGCATCTATCTGGGGGATGTCATCAGGCTGTTTTCCCAAACATACAAGATCAAGCTCATGTCTCTTTAAATGGGCACAAACCTATAAACCCAAAACCTAAAGCCACTATAACATATGGAATGAATATTTGGAATCACTGGTAAATTCCAACAAATACAAAATCAAATAGACAATTTCCCTGGACAACGCGCATGTGAATATGTCAATAACCATGGAAAGTTTTTTTAAACCTAAGAGCAGGACTTCCCTATAAAAACACACCATGTTATTCATTACACGATTTTCCGTTCATTGTTCGACCTCACAAGTGACCTCCTATAATAAGACTTATTTTATATAATCCTTCTCTGGTATAAATCATTATACTTTAAACCCATTATACAGAACAAATAGCATACACACACTTGTCTTGGAAGTCTACCCGAGGAAAACTGTAGAAATaagattatttttaaacattttaaaaagccctCTCCTCTCTGCGCATAAAGGGCATGAATCAGTGAAATTCACCAAAACAGGGAGCCAACACAAAATTGtccaaagaaataaaacaccTTGACAAATCCTGAAAAGTCACTTACGTATAATGCAGTGCAACATGAATTTGCTTTCAATTTCATGTAGAAAATACAATGGCATTTGTTAAAGCATTAGAGAACAGCTGTGTGGTGTATTTACTAACCTTTTGTAATAAGCAATTTCTTCTTGCAGCATGAAGACTTTGGCCTTCAGTTCATTT contains:
- the snrnp35 gene encoding U11/U12 small nuclear ribonucleoprotein 35 kDa protein codes for the protein MNEWSPLAKTYDPLKAGSIDGTDVEPHDRAIWRAMNANYQPNKGVLGDAQLTLFVARLNKQTSEEELKNVFSKFGDIRRLRLVRDVITGFSKGYAFIEYKEERSLMRAWRDANRMVVDQQEVFVDFELERTLSGWIPRRLGGGLGGKKESGQLRFGGRDRPFRRPINLTTAMPQGRAPERRWDGGGGGREERPRDRDKDASPALDGDYGRWRERRHEWERGNDRGTRDYPKDRRDSRRHRERSSERESNRGKEERRYRVSYRDSERR